In one Eulemur rufifrons isolate Redbay chromosome 14, OSU_ERuf_1, whole genome shotgun sequence genomic region, the following are encoded:
- the SLC29A4 gene encoding equilibrative nucleoside transporter 4, translating to MGSVGSQRLKEPSVAGTPDRTVAVSFSFDSHQLEAAAVEAAPGPDIRARGVSAIMDSAAEEPVPDDRYHAIYFAMLLAGVGFLLPYNSFITDVDHLHHKYPGTSIVFDMSLTYILVALVAVLLNNVLVERLNLHTRITAGYLLALGPLLFISICDVWLQLFSRDQAYAINLAAVGTVAFGCTVQQSSFYGYTGMLPKRYTQGVMTGESTAGVMISLSRILTKLLLPDERASTLIFFLVSVGLELLCFLLHLLVRRSRFVLYYSARPRDRGCRSSLHHGPGYRVHHDVATGDIHFEHQTPALATGSPKDSPVHEVTGSGGAYMRFDVPRPRVQRSWPTFRALLLHRYVVARVIWADMLSIAVTYFITLCLFPGLESEIRHCMLGEWLPILIMAVFNLSDFVGKILAALPVAWRGTHLLACSCLRVVFIPLFILCVYPSGTPALRHPAWPCVFSLLMGVSNGYFGSVPMILAAGKVGPKQRELAGNTMTVSYMSGLTLGSAVAYFTYSLTRDAHGSCLVTVTAAANGPQLQPGQCSGVRPMAGPEQDSRPPASDPTQGLLPVSTALVGVQPDPASTRDASP from the exons ATGGGCTCCGTGGGGAGCCAGCGCCTCAAGGAGCCCAGCGTGGCGGGCACTCCCGACAGGACGGTGGCAGTGAGCTTCAGCTTCGACAGCCACCAGCTGGAGGCGGCGGCCGTAGAGGCAGCTCCAGGCCCGGACATTAGGGCCAGGGGTGTCTCCGCTATCATGGACTCCG CGGCGGAGGAGCCGGTGCCCGACGACCGCTACCACGCGATCTACTTTGCCATGCTGCTGGCCGGGGTGGGCTTCCTGCTGCCGTACAACAGCTTTATCACCGACGTGGACCACCTGCATCACAAGTACCCAG GGACCTCTATTGTGTTTGACATGAGCCTCACCTACATCTTGGTGGCGCTGGTGGCTGTGCTCCTCAACAACGTCCTGGTGGAGAGACTGAACCTGCACACCAGGATCACTGCAG GCTACCTCTTAGCCTTGGGCCCCCTCCTCTTCATCAGCATCTGTGACGTGTGGCTGCAGCTCTTCTCTCGTGACCAGGCGTACGCCATCAACCTGGCCGCCGTGGGCACCGTGGCCTTCGGCTGCACAG tGCAGCAATCCAGCTTCTATGGGTACACGGGGATGCTGCCCAAGAGGTACACGCAGGGGGTGATGACTGGGGAGA gcacgGCGGGGGTGATGATCTCGCTGAGCCGCATCCTCACCAAGCTGCTGCTGCCGGACGAGCGGGCCAGCACGCTCATCTTCTTCCTGGTGTCCGTGGGCCTGGAGCTGCTGTGCTTCCTGCTGCACCTGCTGGTGCGCCGCAGCCGCTTCGTGCTCTACTATTCCGCGCGGCCCCGCGACAGGGGCTGCCGGTCCAGCCTGCACCACGGCCCCGGCTACCGCGTGCACCACGACGTGGCCACCGGGGACATCCACTTC GAGCACCaaaccccagccctggccaccggGTCCCCGAAGGACAGCCCAGTGCATGAGGTGACCGGCAGCGGGGGCGCCTACATGCGCTTTGACGTGCCCCGGCCGAGAGTCCAGCGCAGCTGGCCCACCTTCAGAG ccctgctgctgcaCCGCTACGTGGTGGCGCGGGTCATCTGGGCGGACATGCTGTCCATCGCGGTGACCTACTTCATCACGCTGTGCCTGTTCCCCGGCCTGGAGTCCGAGATCCGCCACTGCATGCTGGGCGAGTGGCTGCCCATCCTCATCATGGCCGTGTTCAACCTCTCCGACTTCGTGGGCAAG ATCCTGGCAGCCCTGCCCGTGGCCTGGCGGGGCACCCACCTGCTGGCCTGCTCCTGCCTGCGCGTGGTCTTCATCCCCCTCTTCATCCTGTGCGTCTACCCCAGCGGCACGCCCGCCCTGCGCCACCCCGCCTGGCCCTGCGTCTTCTCCCTGCTCATGGGCGTCAGCAACGGCTACTTCGGCAGCGTGCCCATGATCCTGGCGGCCGGCAAGGTGGGCCCCAAGCAGCGGGAGCTGGCAG GGAACACCATGACCGTGTCCTACATGTCAGGGCTGACGCTGGGCTCCGCCGTGGCCTACTTCACCTACAGCCTCACTCGGGACGCCCACGGCAGCTGCCTCGTCACTGTCACCGCTGCAGCCAACG GGCCCCAGCTCCAGCCAGGCCAGTGCTCTGGGGTCAGACCCATGGCCGGCCCCGAGCAGGACAGCAGACCGCCAGCCAGTGACCCCACCCAGGGTCTGCTTCCTGTGTCCACAGCGCTGGTCGGGGTGCAGCCTGACCCAGCCTCCACCAGGGACGCCTCCCCGTGA